From a single Tachypleus tridentatus isolate NWPU-2018 chromosome 6, ASM421037v1, whole genome shotgun sequence genomic region:
- the LOC143252489 gene encoding synaptic vesicle membrane protein VAT-1 homolog, producing MSDDKREEKVRSIKLTGFGGYDCLVVEETSCPHPQTGEVTVKVKACGMNFADLYTRQGLYTFDGRKPPFVMGMECAGIVREVGEEVQDFKVGDRVVCWSFHYGMWSEVSKIPTTTCHHIPDSMSFEEAVAIPVSYVTAYLLLFDFGNLRRGQSVLVQAAAGGLGWAVTQLCKTVEDVVIFGTASAFKHEIIRENGITYAIDYHSTDFVQEIQSHAPTGVNIIVDSLSGSDFIRSQKVLKHMGRLIHVGISNMIGGEKRNLLRALKVWWQMKNINLLNLVKNNHAVCGFNMGTLTEYDPTRVKEVMGHLIQFYEKGKIKPRIDSVWSFDEVVKATKKMVNRENIGKLVLVPVKEKTDGDPTSQTVDSSVTILNPED from the exons ATGTCTGATGATAAGAGAGAAGAGAAAGTTAGATCCATTAAACTAACTGGATTTGGAGGATATGACTGTTTAGTAGTGGAAGAGACATCATGTCCTCACCCACAAACTGGAGAAGTGACCGTAAAGGTGAAAGCCTGTGGCATGAATTTTGCTGACCTGTATACACGACAAGGACTTTACACCTTTGATGGACGGAAACCACCATTTGTAATGGGCATGGAATGTGCTGGAATAGTGAGAGAAGTTGGAGAGGAAGTTCAAGATTTTAAG GTAGGTGACCGAGTGGTTTGTTGGAGCTTTCACTATGGTATGTGGTCTGAAGTCTCCAAGATCCCAACAACAACATGTCATCACATTCCAGATAGTATGTCATTTGAGGAGGCAGTTGCCATACCGGTCAGCTATGTGACTGCTTATCTGCTGCTTTTTGATTTTGGAAACTTGCGCCGTGGACAGAGTGTTTTGGTTCAAGCTGCTGCTG GTGGTCTTGGGTGGGCTGTTACACAGCTTTGCAAGACTGTAGAAGATGTGGTCATTTTTGGAACAGCATCTGCATTTAAGCATGAAATTATTCGTGAAAATGGCATCACTTATGCTATTGATTATCATTCTACTGATTTTGTCCAGGAAATTCAAAGTCATGCCCCAACAG GTGTGAATATAATTGTTGATTCTCTCTCTGGTTCGGACTTCATTCGTTCTCAGAAGGTATTGAAGCACATGGGCCGCTTGATTCATGTTG GAATCAGCAACATGATTGGAGGAGAAAAACGGAACTTACTGCGAGCGCTGAAAGTCTGGTGGCAGATGAAAAACATAAACTTGTTGAACTTGGTCAAGAATAACCATGCTGTGTGTGGCTTTAACATGGGAACACTCACTGAATATGATCCTACTCGGGTCAAGGAAGTGATGGGACATTTAATTCAATTTTATGAAAAAGGCAAGATTAAACCAAGAATTGATTCTGTGTGGAGTTTTGATGAG GTGGTCAAAGCAACAAAAAAAATGGTAAATAGGGAAAATATTGGAAAATTAGTCTTAGTACCTGTTAAGGAGAAAACAGACGGAGATCCCACATCACAAACGGTAGACTCATCCGTTACCATTCTGAATCCAGAAGATTAG